The region ATCCGCATGGACCCGCCCGAGCACACGCGGATCCGCCGCATGCTCGTCGGCGAGTTCACCGTCAAGCGCGTCCGCGCCATGCGCCCGGCCGTCGAGGCGATCTGCCGGGAACAGGCCGACCGCCTGCTCTCCCTGCCCGCCCCCGCCGACCTGGTCGGCGAGTACGCCAACCGGGTCTCCACCACCGTCATCTGCCGCCTGCTCGGCGTCCCCATGGAGGACCTGGAGTTCTTCCGCCGCATCACCTCGGTCTCGGGGGCCCGCACCAGCACGGCCGAAGAGGTGGGCGCGGCCCTGTCCGACCTGTTCGGGCTCATCGACAGGCTCATCGACGAGAAGGCGCAGGAGCCCGGCGACGACCTCATCAGCCGCCTCGTCAACGGCCCCCTGGCCCGGGGCGAGATCACCCGGACCTCGCTGCTGTCCCAGATCGGCATCACCCTCAACGCCGGGCACGAGACCTCCCGCAACATGATCCCCCTGGCCGCGCTCGACCTGCTGCGCCACCCCGACCAGCTGGACCTGCTGCGCGAGGACCCCTCGCTGTGGCCCGGCGCCGTGGACGAGCTGCTGCGCCACCTGTCGGTGGCCGACGTCATCACCCTGCGGGTCGCCACCGGGGACATCCCCCTGGAGGGGGCGACCATCCCCGCCGGGGACGGCTTCATCGCCCTGCTGGCGGCGGCCGACCACGACCCGCGGGCCTTCCCCGACCCCGGGCGCCTGGACATCACCCGGGCCCAGCGCAACCACGTCGCCTTCGGCTACGGAGCCCACCAGTGCGTCGGCCAGAACCTGGGGCGCCTGGAGATCGAGGTCGCCCTGCGCGTCCTCTTCGAGAAGGCCCCCGGCCTGCGCCTCGCGGTGCCCCTGGAGGACCTGCCGCTGCGCTCGACCTCGGCGATCTTCGGCCTGGACGAGGTGCCGGTGTCGTGGTGAACCCCGCCCCCGGACTGCGCCTGGCCGCCGACGCGGACGTGTGCGCGGGCGCCGGGCAGTGCGTGCGCGCCGCCCCCGAACTCTTCGACCAGGACGACGACGGCCTGGTGGTCCTCCTCGCCGCCGACGTCCCGGAGGACTCCCGGGCCCGCGCCCTGGACGCGGTCGACCTGTGCCCCTCCGGTGCGATCGCCCTCCGGGGACACCCCGCTCCCCCCGCTCCCGACACGGGGGCGGACCGACTCCCCCCTGGGCCGTGACCGCCACGGCTCCGAACAGAAACGAGAACCCACCGATGCGACGACGATCCCTCCTCGCGGCCCTGTGCGCCGCGACCCTGGCCGCCTCCGGGTGCTCCGGGGGCGGGGACGCCCCGGCCGGCGCGGACCCGGCGACGACCCTGCGCTACGCGGCGGTCGGCGCGCCCGCGGCCACCACGAACGACCCGCACGGCCGGGTCGGCAACGAGGCCGACTACCTGCGCTTCGCCATGCTCTACGACGTGCTCACCGTCCTCGACGAGCAGGGCGTGGTGCAGCCCCGGCTCGCCGAGTCGTGGGAGCCGGAGGACGGGGACCTCACGCACTGGCACGTCACCCTGCGCCGGGACGCGGTCTTCTCCGACGGCGCTCCGGTCACCGCCGACGACGTCCTCTTCTCCCTGCGCCGCATCCAGGGCAAGGGGGCCGAGAACAACGGCCGCCTGTCCATGTTCGACCTGGAGGCGTCCTCGGCCCGGGGCGACCACGAACTGGAGCTGGTCACCCGTCAGCCCTACGCCGAGGTCGGCGCGGCCCTGGCCTCCCTGACGTTCGTCGTCCCCGACGGCGCCGACGACATCACCGAGCCCGTCCCCGGCTCGGGTCCCTTCGTCCTGGAGGAGGCCGACGACACCACGGCGGTCCTGACCCGCAACGGGGACTGGTGGGGGCCGGAGGGCGGAGCGGACCGGCTGGAGATCACCGCCATGCCCGACCCGGCGGCCCGCGCGGCCGCGGTCGCCTCCGGCCAGGCGGACGTCGCCGGGAGCGTGGCCCCCGCCACCGCCGAGCAGTACGCCGGGGGCGGGGAGGTCGAGGTGGTCACCCGGCCCGGCGGGGTCAACTACCCGCTGGTGATGGACCTGGAGACCGAGCCCTTCGACGACCCGGCGGTGCGCGAGGCGGTCAAGCTCGCCCTGGACCGGGAGGCGCTCGTCGACACCGTCTTCCTCGGCTACGGGGAGCCCGGCGCGGACCTCGTCGCCCCCTCGGAGCCCTTCGCCCCGTCGGCCGAGCCGATCGGGCGGGACCTCGACCGGGCCCGCGAACTGCTGGAGGAGGCCGGGCACGGAGACGGCGTCTCCCTCACCCTGCACGCCACCAACTCCTACCCGGGCATGGAGGAGGCGGCGGTGCTGGTCTCCGAGCAGCTCGCCGAGGCCGGCATCGAGGCGCGGGTCGAGGTCGGCCCGCCCGACACCTACTGGACCGAGGTGTGGAACGTCGAGCCCTTCTACCTCAACAGCCTGGGCGGGAACGGGTTCGTGGACTTCTCCCGCATGGCCCTGCTCGCCGACGGCCCGATCAACGAGACCGGCTGGAACGACGAGGAGTGGGACGCCGACTTCCACACGGCCCTGGCCACCCCCGACGAGGGCGAGCGCCACGCCCTGCTGGGCGACCTCCAGCAGCGCCTCGCCGACGACGGCGGATACGTGGTCTGGGGGCTCGGCGACGGCATCGACCTCACCGCCCCCGGCGTGAGCGGCCTGCCCACCGGGCCGGGCTTCCACCGGCTGCGGATCGAGCAGGTCGAGGTCTCGGGTTGACGCGTCCGACAGGGGCGGCGCCGCAGGGCGCCGCCCCCCGGTCCCCGGGGGCCCCGCTCCTGGGGCCGCTCGCGGCCCTGGCCCGGGCCTGCCTGCTCCTCGTCGCGGTGTCGGCGGTCGTCTTCGCCGCCACCTCCCTGCTGCCCGGGGACGCCGCCGAGCTGCGGGCGACCCCCGGCGCCACGCCGGACCAGGTCCGCGAACTGCGCGAGGAGCTTGGCCAGGAGGGGCCGCCCTGGCGGCTCTACGCCGACTGGGCCGCGGGCATGCTGCGCGGGGACCCGGGGACCTCCCTGGTCAACGGCCGCCCCGTCCTGGACGCCGTCCTCCAGCGGCTGCCCGCCACGGCCACCCTGGTCGGCGCCTCCCTGGCCCTGGCCGCACCCGCGATGCTCCTCCTGGGCGGGTGGGCGGGCGCGGCGCGGCGGGGCCGCGGCACCGCGACCGCGCTGCTCACCGGCGGGGCGGCGGTGCCGGTGGCGGTGACCGCCTCGGGACTGGCCGCCCTGCTGTCCGGGGTGCTCGGGCTGGTCCCGGCGGTCTCCCTGCTCCCGCCGGGGGAGCCGCCGGTCCGCCACCCGGAGCTCCTGGTCCTGCCGGTGCTGTCCATGGCCCTGCCCACCGCCCTGTTCGGCGGCGGGCTCCTGGCCGGAGCGGTCGCCGACGCCGCCTCCCGCCCCCACGTGGCCGACGCCCGCCGCCGCGGGCGGCCCCTGTGGGCGATCGCCGCGGTGGACGTCCTCCCGTTCCTGCTCGCCCCCTTCCTGCGGGTCCTGGCGGTGAGCGCGGGAGGTCTCATCGCCGCCGCCACCGTCGTGGAGACCCTCTTCGGCTACCCCGGCCTGGGCTCCCTGCTGGTCTCCTCCATCGCCTCGCGGGACGTCCCCGTGATCCAGGCGGTCGCCGTGTCCGCCGCCGCGGTCGTGCTGGCGGGCACCGCCCTCGCCGACGCGGTGGCGGGCGGCACCGACCCCCGGAGGCGGCCGTGGTGAGCCGCGCACTCACCGCCGCCGTCCTGGTCGCGGTCCTGGCCGCGGCGGCGCTGGGCGGCCTGGCCGCCCCGTACGACCCGACCGCCCCGGTCTCGGCCCCCTGGCAGGGGCCGGGCGCGGGGCACCCGCTGGGCACCGACGCCCTGGGCCGCGACGTGTGGTCCCGGGTCCTCGCCGGAGGGGCCGGGCTCCTCTCCGTCTCCTTCGCCGCCGCCCTGGCCGCCTCCCTGGCCGGGGTCGGCGCCGGGCTGGCCGCCGGCTGGTACGGCGGCTGGACCGACCGGGTCCTGAGCCACCTGGCCGACCTCCTGCTGGCGGTCCCCTCCCTGCTGCTGGCCCTCGTGGTGGCCGTGGCCCTGCCCGGGAACGCCGCCGTCGTCACGGCGACCGTGTGCGGAGGGGCGCCGCTCACCCTGCGGGTGGTCCGCGACGCGGTGCGCGCGATCCGCGGCGCCGGGTACGTGGAGGCGGCCCGCGGCCGCGGTGAGCGCTCCGCGTCGATCCTGGTCCGCGAGGTGCTGCCCGCCATGAAGGGGGTCGTCACCGCCGACCTGGGGCTGCGGATCGTGGTGGCGCTCCAGATCGCCTCCGCCCTCAACGTCCTGGGGTTCGGACCCGCTCCGCCCGCCCCGGACTGGGCGCTGATGCTGCGGGAGAACATGCTCGGCGTCGCCATGAACCCGTGGTCCGTGGCCGCGCCGGCCCTGGCGATCGGCCTCACCACGGTCGCCCTGGCGCTCTCGGTCCACCTCGTCACCGCCCGGGGCCCCGGAGCCCCGCGGCGCAGAAAGGACACCCGTGCCGGGATATGAGATCAGCGGCCTGCGGGTCGAGGACGGCTCCGGCCGCACCGTCGCCGGTCCGCTCGACCTGTCCGTGCCGTCCGGCGGCGTCGCGGCCCTCATGGGCGAGTCCGGCTGCGGCAAGACCAGCGCGGTCCTGGGCGCGCTCGACGCCCTGCCCGCCGGGCTGCGCCGGGCGGCCGGGCGGGTGCGGTGGAACGGGGTCCCCGTCCCGGCCGGGAGGGCCGCCCGGCTGTGGCGGCGCGCCCACGTCGGCCTGCTCGGCCAGGACCCCTCCGCGGACCTGCACCCCCTGCGCACCGTCGCGGGCCTGGTCGCGGAGGGCCGTGCCGGCGGGTCCCGGCGCGAACAGGCCGAGGCCGCGGACCGCGTCCTGCGCGGCCTGGGACTGGACCCGCGAATGCTCTCCCGCCGCCGCCCGCACGAGCTCTCCGGAGGCCAGGCCCGGAGGGTGGCCCTGGCCCGGGCCGTCGTCGGCGACCCCGACCTGCTGGTCCTGGACGAGCCCACCAGCGGCCTGGACCCGGCCACGCTGGAACTCGTGGTCGGGATCCTGGACGGGCGCCGGGGGAGGCCCGGACGGGCCACGATCGTCATCACCCACGACCGGGCGTTCGCCGAGAGGGTGGCCGACACCGTGGCCGTGGTCGGTGACGCCCCGCCGGAACGGTCCGGACCGCTCCGGTCGGTGCCGGTCGTGCCAGCCCGGGGGGAACCGGTCCTGGAGCTGCGCTCGCTGTCCGTCGGCGCCCCCGGAGGCGGCCCCCTGCTGCTGGAGGGGGTCGACCTGGCGGTCCCGCCGGGCGGGTTCGTCGCCCTCGTCGGCCCCTCGGGCAGCGGCAAGTCCACCCTGCTGCGCACCCTGGCCGGGCTGCACCCGCCGGCCTCCGGGAGCGCCGCGGTGTCGGGGAGCCCCCTGCCCGAACGGGTCGAGGACCGGCCGCGCGGCCTGCTGCGCGCCGTCCAGTTCGTCGGCCAGGACCCGGCGGGCGCACTCCACCCCTCGCACCGGCTGGGCACGGCCCTGGCCCGCCCCGCGAGGGTCCTGCTGGGGGAGCCGCGCGGACGGGCGCTGGAGCGGGCCGCCTCCCTGGCCGCCGAGGTCGGCCTGCCCCCCGACGCGCTGGCCCGGACCCCCGGCGGGCTCTCGGGCGGACAGCGCCAGAGGGCGGCGATCGCCCGCGCCCTGGCGGCCGAGCCGCGCGTCCTCCTCGCCGACGAGGTGACCTCGGCCCTGGACGCCCACAGCGCCCGGACCGTCCTGGACCTGCTGGACGCCCTGCGCGCCGAACGCGGCCTGGCCGTCCTGCTGGCGACCCACGACCGCGCCGTGGCGGCCCGCGCGGACCTGGTCCTCGCGGTGGATCCGGAGCGCCGGGCCCTGGTCCCCGACCCGCTCGTCCCCGTCCCGGCCGAACGCCGGGCCGGCCGCTAGATTGCCGATATGGACGAGACCGGGGACGACGGCGCGGTGCTGCGGGCCGTGGGCGAGCGGTTGCGGCGGCTGCGCACGGGGGCGCGGATGACCCTCGCCGAGCTGGCGGAGCGGACCGGGATCACCCCGAGCACGCTGTCGCGGCTGGAGACCGGGCGGCTGCACCCCACCCTGGGCCAGCTGCTCCCGCTCGCGCGCGTGTACCGGGTGCCGATCGACGAACTCGTGGACGCGCCCCCGGTGGGGGACCCGCGGGTGCACCTGCGCCCGGTGCGCCGCTTCGGCCTCACCTTCGTCCCGCTCACCCGGCGCGCGGGCGGGGTGCAGGCCTACAAGGTGGTCTACCCGCCCGCCCGGACGCTCCCCGCGCCCGAGCTGCGCACGCACGAGGGCCACGAGTGGTTCTACGTGCTCTCCGGCACCGTCCGGCTGGTCCTGGGCACCGAACAGGACCTGCTGCTGGGGGCGGGGGAGGCGGCCGAGTTCGACACCCGTGTCCCGCACTGGATCGGCAACCCCGCCGAGTCGGCCGCCGCGGAGGTCATCGCGATCTTCGGGACCCAGGGCGAGCGCGTCCACCTGCACGGGGCCTGAGGCGCCGCCGCCCCTTTTGCGGATCCGCAAGAGAACGTGCGCCGCGGGCGCCGGTGCGCCCACCATGGCGGCATGGAACCAGACACCACCCGATCCCCGTCCGGCCGCGGGTTCTGGGAGCAGCGGTACCGCGACGAGGACCCCTCGGGGCCGCCGCCCGCGCCCAACCCCGCCTTCACCGCACTGGCCGGCGAACTCTCCCTCGTGCCGCCCCCGTCGGAGGGGTCCCGGGCGCTCGAACTCGCCTGCGGCCGCGGCGGGGACGCCCTGTGGCTCGCCGCCGCGGGATGGCGCGTCACCGCCGTCGACATCGCGGAGCACGCCCTCTCCGCGCTGGCGGAGCGGGCCCGCAGAGCCGGCCTGGGGGACCGCCTCGACGTGGAGCGGCACGACCTGGCCCGGTCCGTTCCTGCGCCCGGGAGCCGGGACCTCGTCTACGCGAACTACTTCCACACCGTCGTGGACCTCGACCGCGGCGCCGCGCTGCGCCGGGCGGCGCGGTCCGTGGCCGACGGCGGGGTGTTCGCCGTCATCGACCACGGCTCCAGCGCGCCCTGGTCCTGGGAGCAGCGCGACGACCACCCGAGCGCAGAGGACCTGTGGCGCTCGCTCGGCCTCGGGGCCGGCTGGACCCTCCTCGTGTGCGAGGGGCGCTCCCGGCTCGCCCGCGGCCCCCACGGGGGGACGGCGACGGTGGTCGACACCGTGGTGGCGGCGCGCCGTCGGGCGGGCGGGGGTGAGCGCGCGTGAGCTCCGCGGGA is a window of Nocardiopsis changdeensis DNA encoding:
- a CDS encoding ABC transporter permease, coding for MTRPTGAAPQGAAPRSPGAPLLGPLAALARACLLLVAVSAVVFAATSLLPGDAAELRATPGATPDQVRELREELGQEGPPWRLYADWAAGMLRGDPGTSLVNGRPVLDAVLQRLPATATLVGASLALAAPAMLLLGGWAGAARRGRGTATALLTGGAAVPVAVTASGLAALLSGVLGLVPAVSLLPPGEPPVRHPELLVLPVLSMALPTALFGGGLLAGAVADAASRPHVADARRRGRPLWAIAAVDVLPFLLAPFLRVLAVSAGGLIAAATVVETLFGYPGLGSLLVSSIASRDVPVIQAVAVSAAAVVLAGTALADAVAGGTDPRRRPW
- a CDS encoding SAM-dependent methyltransferase → MEPDTTRSPSGRGFWEQRYRDEDPSGPPPAPNPAFTALAGELSLVPPPSEGSRALELACGRGGDALWLAAAGWRVTAVDIAEHALSALAERARRAGLGDRLDVERHDLARSVPAPGSRDLVYANYFHTVVDLDRGAALRRAARSVADGGVFAVIDHGSSAPWSWEQRDDHPSAEDLWRSLGLGAGWTLLVCEGRSRLARGPHGGTATVVDTVVAARRRAGGGERA
- a CDS encoding helix-turn-helix domain-containing protein gives rise to the protein MDETGDDGAVLRAVGERLRRLRTGARMTLAELAERTGITPSTLSRLETGRLHPTLGQLLPLARVYRVPIDELVDAPPVGDPRVHLRPVRRFGLTFVPLTRRAGGVQAYKVVYPPARTLPAPELRTHEGHEWFYVLSGTVRLVLGTEQDLLLGAGEAAEFDTRVPHWIGNPAESAAAEVIAIFGTQGERVHLHGA
- a CDS encoding ABC transporter substrate-binding protein, with translation MRRRSLLAALCAATLAASGCSGGGDAPAGADPATTLRYAAVGAPAATTNDPHGRVGNEADYLRFAMLYDVLTVLDEQGVVQPRLAESWEPEDGDLTHWHVTLRRDAVFSDGAPVTADDVLFSLRRIQGKGAENNGRLSMFDLEASSARGDHELELVTRQPYAEVGAALASLTFVVPDGADDITEPVPGSGPFVLEEADDTTAVLTRNGDWWGPEGGADRLEITAMPDPAARAAAVASGQADVAGSVAPATAEQYAGGGEVEVVTRPGGVNYPLVMDLETEPFDDPAVREAVKLALDREALVDTVFLGYGEPGADLVAPSEPFAPSAEPIGRDLDRARELLEEAGHGDGVSLTLHATNSYPGMEEAAVLVSEQLAEAGIEARVEVGPPDTYWTEVWNVEPFYLNSLGGNGFVDFSRMALLADGPINETGWNDEEWDADFHTALATPDEGERHALLGDLQQRLADDGGYVVWGLGDGIDLTAPGVSGLPTGPGFHRLRIEQVEVSG
- a CDS encoding cytochrome P450, translating into MTSPVPDAPDAPDTTADGAPAAFPLARSCPFSPPDGYAPMREKGGLTKAVIPSGKEVWLVTGFQDVRTALSHPAAGSDARHPAFPALGDGEQAVAAELRPFIRMDPPEHTRIRRMLVGEFTVKRVRAMRPAVEAICREQADRLLSLPAPADLVGEYANRVSTTVICRLLGVPMEDLEFFRRITSVSGARTSTAEEVGAALSDLFGLIDRLIDEKAQEPGDDLISRLVNGPLARGEITRTSLLSQIGITLNAGHETSRNMIPLAALDLLRHPDQLDLLREDPSLWPGAVDELLRHLSVADVITLRVATGDIPLEGATIPAGDGFIALLAAADHDPRAFPDPGRLDITRAQRNHVAFGYGAHQCVGQNLGRLEIEVALRVLFEKAPGLRLAVPLEDLPLRSTSAIFGLDEVPVSW
- a CDS encoding ABC transporter permease: MSRALTAAVLVAVLAAAALGGLAAPYDPTAPVSAPWQGPGAGHPLGTDALGRDVWSRVLAGGAGLLSVSFAAALAASLAGVGAGLAAGWYGGWTDRVLSHLADLLLAVPSLLLALVVAVALPGNAAVVTATVCGGAPLTLRVVRDAVRAIRGAGYVEAARGRGERSASILVREVLPAMKGVVTADLGLRIVVALQIASALNVLGFGPAPPAPDWALMLRENMLGVAMNPWSVAAPALAIGLTTVALALSVHLVTARGPGAPRRRKDTRAGI
- a CDS encoding ferredoxin, which codes for MVNPAPGLRLAADADVCAGAGQCVRAAPELFDQDDDGLVVLLAADVPEDSRARALDAVDLCPSGAIALRGHPAPPAPDTGADRLPPGP
- a CDS encoding ABC transporter ATP-binding protein; this encodes MPGYEISGLRVEDGSGRTVAGPLDLSVPSGGVAALMGESGCGKTSAVLGALDALPAGLRRAAGRVRWNGVPVPAGRAARLWRRAHVGLLGQDPSADLHPLRTVAGLVAEGRAGGSRREQAEAADRVLRGLGLDPRMLSRRRPHELSGGQARRVALARAVVGDPDLLVLDEPTSGLDPATLELVVGILDGRRGRPGRATIVITHDRAFAERVADTVAVVGDAPPERSGPLRSVPVVPARGEPVLELRSLSVGAPGGGPLLLEGVDLAVPPGGFVALVGPSGSGKSTLLRTLAGLHPPASGSAAVSGSPLPERVEDRPRGLLRAVQFVGQDPAGALHPSHRLGTALARPARVLLGEPRGRALERAASLAAEVGLPPDALARTPGGLSGGQRQRAAIARALAAEPRVLLADEVTSALDAHSARTVLDLLDALRAERGLAVLLATHDRAVAARADLVLAVDPERRALVPDPLVPVPAERRAGR